From a region of the Solanum stenotomum isolate F172 chromosome 2, ASM1918654v1, whole genome shotgun sequence genome:
- the LOC125857186 gene encoding putative clathrin assembly protein At2g01600 produces the protein MGTLQTWRKAYGALKDHTTVGLAHVNSDFKDVDVAIVKATNHVECPPKDRHLRKILVFTSAMRPRADVAYCIHALARRLAKTHNWTVALKTLIVIHRTLREGDPTFREELLNFQQRGHVLQMSNFKDDSSPIAWDCSAWVRTYALFLEERLECFRVLKYDIEGERLPKPAQGQEKGYSRTRELPSDELLEQLPALQQLLYRLIGCRPEGAALGNYVIQYALALVLKESFKIYCAINDGIINLIDKFFDMPRHEAIKALDIYKRAGQQAMNLSDFYGVCKGLELARNFQFPVLREPPQSFLVTMEEYIKEAPRIVSVPIETLDYPERLMLTYKQEDEPSASEDAQDSANETPPPLPLDDAVVSTTEAPSPPMPPPPSSLESDDLLGLNAPTGYASAIEDSNALALAIVPSGTTPFDSNPAQPKDFDPTGWELALVTTPSSDLSAAQERQLAGGLDSLTLNSLYDEGAYRASQRPVYGAPAPNPFEVADPFAMSTTMPPPPSVQMAAVPQHQMNPFGPFEPAYPQPQNPMMNPHNPFGDAGFSAFPANHVAHPQTTNPFGSTGLI, from the exons ATGGGTACGCTTCAAACTTGGAGGAAAGCTTATGGAGCTCTCAAAGACCATACAACTGTTGGCCTTGCCCATGTTAATAGCGATTTCAAG GATGTGGATGTGGCGATCGTTAAAGCTACCAATCATGTTGAGTGCCCACCAAAAGACAGACATCTTAGAA AAATTTTGGTTTTTACATCAGCGATGCGACCTCGTGCTGATGTTGCGTACTGCATACATGCACTTGCGAGGCGATTGGCGAAGACACATAATTGGACG GTAGCGCTGAAGACGTTGATAGTAATCCACAGAACATTGAGGGAAGGTGATCCGACATTTAGAGAGGAACTCTTGAATTTCCAACAGAGAGGACACGTTCTCCAAATGTCCAATTTCAAGGATGATTCAAGTCCAATTG CTTGGGACTGCTCTGCCTGGGTACGAACATATGCACTCTTTCTGGAAGAACGACTTGAATGCTTTAGGGTTCTGAAGTATGATATTGAAGGAGAGCGCCTTCCTAAACCCGCCCAAGGGCAAGAGAAG GGATACAGCAGAACTAGGGAGTTGCCCAGTGATGAACTTTTGGAGCAGTTGCCTGCTTTGCAGCAGTTGTTGTATCGTCTAATTGGATGTCGG CCTGAGGGAGCAGCACTTGGAAATTATGTGATACAATATGCCCTTGCTCtg GTCCTCAAGGAGAGCTTCAAAATCTATTGTGCTATAAATGATGGAATAATTAATCTTATTGACAAG TTTTTTGACATGCCAAGACATGAAGCTATTAAGGCCCTTGATATCTACAAACGAGCTGGCCAACAG GCCATGAACCTCTCTGACTTTTATGGGGTATGCAAAGGATTGGAACTTGCCAGGAACTTTCAGTTTCCTGTTTTGAGAGAG CCTCCTCAGTCCTTCCTTGTGACCATGGAAGAGTATATAAAAGAAGCACCCAGGATTGTCTCTGTGCCAATAGAAACTCTG GATTATCCGGAGAGGCTTATGCTTACGTATAAACAAGAGGATGAACCTTCAGCTTCTGAAGATGCTCAAGATTCAGCCAACGAAACCCCACCTCCTCTACCTTTAGATGATGCTGTTGTTTCAACCACCGAGGCTCCTTCCCCGCCAATGCCTCCACCCCCAAGCAGCTTGGAATCTGATGATTTACTG GGGCTAAATGCACCAACTGGTTATGCATCAGCAATTGAGGACAGCAATGCTTTGGCTTTAGCGATAGTTCCATCTG GGACAACACCATTTGACTCAAATCCTGCTCAGCCAAAAGATTTTGATCCTACTGGATGGGAGCTTGCCCTGGTCACTACTCCCAGCAGCGACTTATCTGCAGCTCAGGAGAGACAATTG GCTGGTGGATTGGACTCCCTCACACTGAATAGTTTGTATGATGAAGGAGCATATAGAGCATCTCAACGACCAGTATATGGAGCACCAGCCCCTAATCCATTTGAAGTTGCTGATCCATTTGCCATGTCTACCACCATGCCTCCCCCTCCGTCAGTGCAAATGGCTGCGGTGCCTCAACATCAAATGAATCCTTTTGGACCATTCGAACCTGCCTATCCACAACCCCAAAATCCAATGATGAATCCCCACAATCCTTTTGGTGATGCAGGGTTCAGTGCATTTCCTGCCAATCATGTTGCTCATCCACAAACAACCAATCCTTTTGGGAGTACCGGCCTGATATAA